One part of the Vicia villosa cultivar HV-30 ecotype Madison, WI linkage group LG6, Vvil1.0, whole genome shotgun sequence genome encodes these proteins:
- the LOC131613301 gene encoding uncharacterized protein LOC131613301 has protein sequence MAKILILVVVLLQVSSFMGFAKGVYTHKKHAKHHPSAPTPSPVHSQSSYSFDSLDLDHHHKKHPRHHPSSPSPSPSQSTYTSSIDSIDLDRHHKRHHRHHPSTPSPSPVQSPSSVHIDSVNLDHHGKKHHHHHASATIHSPIQSPSSLINDSFNVDHHHKKHHRHHPLAPTPSPARSQSSSSIDSLDLDHHHKKPKKHHQHHPPAPTPSAF, from the coding sequence ATGGCCAAAATTTTAATCTTAGTAGTAGTCTTACTTCAAGTGAGCTCTTTCATGGGCTTTGCTAAAGGGGTTTATACTCACAAAAAACACGCAAAACATCACCCATCAGCTCCAACTCCATCCCCTGTTCATTCACAATCTTCTTACTCTTTTGATTCTCTTGATTTGGATCATCATCACAAAAAACATCCTAGACATCACCCATCATCCCCATCCCCTTCTCCTAGTCAATCAACCTATACCTCCTCTATTGATTCTATAGATTTAGATCGTCATCACAAGAGACATCATCGTCATCATCCATCAACCCCAAGCCCTTCTCCTGTTCAGTCCCCATCTTCCGTCCATATTGATTCCGTTAATCTAGACCATCATGGCaagaaacatcatcatcatcatgcatCAGCCACTATCCATTCCCCTATTCAATCACCATCTTCTTTAATTAATGATTCCTTTAATGTGGATCATCACCACAAGAAACATCATCGACACCACCCATTAGCCCCAACCCCTTCCCCGGCTCGATCACAATCTTCCTCCTCTATTGATTCTCTTGATTTGGATCATCATCACAAAAAACCCAAGAAGCATCACCAACATCACCCACCAGCCCCAACCCCTTCCGCATTTTGA